From one Solanum stenotomum isolate F172 chromosome 12, ASM1918654v1, whole genome shotgun sequence genomic stretch:
- the LOC125848025 gene encoding barley B recombinant-like protein D encodes MMDHNNFTIKTYMAIMAERDAAIRERNMALEERKRAFAERDMAMLQRDAALAERNALIQERNDAIAALRLQDSSTNDNNMVPDSPGNGTESGAKHIYNQQQMYRTTAEAAHGSMEDPSAGYLKDTDTSEAKIPKKVKRPKESRHNKQAKIPRVGKIDTDSLSMQVIATTSDDWANLQEMDSDKEGDTQLTSWKDNLGFQINFDESAMPVPVCSCTGTPQPCYKWGHGGWQSACCTTTISMYPLPQISNKRYSRVGGRKMSGGAFSKLLNRLAAQGYDLSIPLDLKDHWAKHGTNRYSTLK; translated from the exons ATGATG GACCACAATAACTTTACTATAAAGACTTACATGGCCATCATGGCCGAGAGGGATGCTGCCATCCGTGAACGGAATATGGCACTAGAGGAGAGAAAGAGGGCTTTTGCAGAGCGAGACATGGCAATGCTTCAGAGAGATGCAGCACTTGCAGAGCGTAATGCTTTGATTCAAGAAAGGAACGATGCCATTGCTGCTCTTCGATTGCAGGACAGCTCTACAAATGACAACAATATGGTTCCAGATTCACCAGGAAATGGAACTGAAAGTGGTGCAAAGCACATTTATAACCAACAGCAAATGTATAGAACCACAGCTGAAGCTGCTCATGGTTCAATGGAAGATCCCTCAGCTGGCTACTTGAAAGACACAGATACTTCTGAAGCAAAGATTCCTAAAAAGGTCAAGCGACCTAAAGAGAGCAGACACAATAAGCAAGCCAAGATTCCAAGAGTGGGTAAAATTGATACAGATAGTTTAAGCATGCAGGTCATAGCCACAACATCAGATGATTGGGCAAATCTGCAAGAGATGGACAGTGACAAGGAAGGAGATACACAGCTCACATCATGGAAAGATAATTTGGGGTTCCAAATCAATTTTGATGAGTCTGCCATGCCAGTGCCTGTTTGCTCCTGTACTGGGACTCCACAGCCATGCTATAAATGGGGTCATGGTGGGTGGCAGTCAGCTTGCTGCACAACTACCATATCTATGTATCCATTACCTCAAATATCAAACAAACGCTATTCCCGTGTGGGTGGAAGAAAGATGAGTGGTGGTGCCTTCAGTAAATTGCTTAATCGTCTTGCTGCTCAAGGTTATGACCTGTCTATTCCTCTTGACCTGAAGGATCATTGGGCTAAACATGGCACAAACCGCTACAGCACATTGAAATAG
- the LOC125847991 gene encoding zinc finger CCCH domain-containing protein 45-like, with protein MGLKKAKTVSWASGPNLCQVKHYQEEDCPSKVSRGSQHHLQLQGRLCYKSLAKWKCPPKFNLNEKWRVVAGEESKEAGDQEHREKRVLEVVFPCRSAIPPNPCTSLDLDQNYDDNRTPAIRIIPIEEEADVEVPSQTISSESPDACLPNSASSSFSLVTSQKLPANEKSLPQSLSTIQNPRKPSSNSPPSAKWPSNVQSTPPYLSRCRNLKGSDQTKVSPKPPTVPQYQPTFKNISTQDQTEIYPDQSANQNYGPKYQRICENQNIPQLKSEVSGMPPAKHNPVTQNIPGFEGDLTVAIATAVAALAKSQEQDSLIDTNLLVRLLLNPEEIPKLMNERGLATNAKTGAVTIDSLVAAMSRPVDLPVPLPRTKPDKVIIKPINEYQAPHAGSGPIFGPKPMAKSVPLTMTKPETSSVKSNLVNEQRAPPHVGTANIRESKSLAHPTSDLNLEKIKKLINKYGVPDNVGGKPLVNSELVPSSCSKYDVVSPNVGHTSPFSSMTSPTPLHKDINYCKSLIKQHGEICESAVDDRLQNTNPRGNYTRVPGLLMNQKPIQCSLTHCVFFNKPRGCRNGSSCPFLHDISGQKRPGGILEARDFKRMS; from the exons ATGGGTTTGAAGAAAGCAAAAACGGTTTCTTGGGCTTCTGGACCTAATCTTTGTCAG GTAAAACATTATCAAGAAGAGGATTGTCCATCAAAAGTCAGTAGGGGATCTCAACATCATCTTCAGCTACAAGGGAGGCTTTGTTACAAATCTTTGGCTAAATGGAAATGCCCTCCCAAG TTTAACTTGAACGAGAAATGGCGTGTGGTTGCTGgtgaagaaagtaaagaagcaGGAGATCAGGAGCATAGGGAAAAGAGAGTGCTTGAGGTGGTTTTTCCTTGTCGATCCGCAATTCCTCCGAA TCCTTGCACCTCGTTGGATCTGGACCAAAATTATGATGATAACCGAACTCCAGCAATCCGAATCATTcctattgaagaagaagcagatGTAGAAGTTCCATCCCAAACCATCAGCAGCGAATCGCCAGATGCATGTCTACCTAACAGTGCCTCATCATCTTTCAGTTTAGTTACTTCGCAAAAGCTACCTGCTAATGAAAAATCACTTCCCCAGTCTTTATCAACCATCCAAAATCCCAGGAAACCTTCAAGCAACTCTCCTCCTTCTGCAAAATGGCCTTCTAATGTTCAATCAACTCCTCCATATCTTTCAAGATGTCGAAATCTGAAGGGATCTGACCAAACCAAAGTTTCTCCTAAACCACCAACTGTTCCCCAGTATCAGCCGACATTTAAAAATATCAGCACTCAAGACCAGACTGAAATTTATCCAGACCAATCAGCTAATCAAAACTATGGGCCCAAATATCAAAGAATATGTGAAAACCAGAATATTCCCCAGCTCAAGTCTGAAGTTTCTGGAATGCCACCTGCTAAGCACAACCCTGTCACCCAGAATATTCCTGGTTTTGAGGGTGATTTGACAGTTGCTATAGCCACAGCTGTAGCTGCTCTTGCAAAAAGTCAAGAGCAGGATAGTCTGATCGATACCAACTTATTGGTTAGGCTTCTCCTTAACCCAGAAGAAATACCAAAGCTGATGAATGAACGTGGACTGGCTACCAATGCCAAAACTGGTGCTGTAACAATTGATTCTCTCGTTGCTGCCATGTCTAGGCCAGTGGATCTACCGGTTCCCTTGCCTAGGACAAAACCCGACAAGGTAATTATCAAGCCCATTAATGAATACCAAGCTCCCCATGCAGGATCTGGACCAATTTTTGGGCCAAAGCCAATGGCAAAATCTGTGCCCTTGACGATGACTAAGCCTGAAACATCATCTGTGAAAAGTAATTTGGTTAATGAACAAAGGGCCCCTCCTCACGTGGGAACTGCAAACATTAGAGAGAGTAAGTCACTAGCTCACCCCACTTCAGACCTAAATCTGGAAAAGATTAAGAAATTGATTAACAAATATGGAGTACCTGACAATGTAGGAGGAAAGCCGTTGGTTAATTCTGAGTTGGTTCCTTCTTCTTGTTCCAAATATGATGTGGTTTCACCCAATGTTGGCCATACATCCCCTTTCTCCTCAATGACTAGTCCTACCCCTCTTCACAAGGATATCAATTACTGCAAGTCCTTGATCAAGCAACATGGAGAAATTTGTGAGTCTGCAGTTGATGATCGTTTGCAAAATACCAATCCTCGTGGTAATTATACACGGGTGCCAGGTTTGTTAATGAACCAAAAACCGATTCAGTGCAGTTTGACGCATTGTGTTTTCTTTAATAAACCTAGGGGATGCCGTAATGGTTCCTCTTGTCCCTTCCTGCATGATATATCCGGACAAAAGAGGCCTGGGGGGATTTTGGAAGCTCGGGATTTTAAGAGAATGTCGTAA
- the LOC125848810 gene encoding GDP-mannose 4,6 dehydratase 1-like, translating to MAAENGSTGNSPRSKIALITGITGQDGSYLTELLISKNYEVHGLIRRSSSFNTQRINHIYIDPHNTFRAKMKLHYADLSDASSLRRWLDIILPDEIYNLAAQSHVAVSFEIPDYTADVVATGALRLLEALRSHISATGRSHVKYYQAGSSEMFGSTPPPQSESTPFHPRSPYAVSKCSAHWYTVNYREAYGIFACNGILFNHESPRRGENFVTRKITRAVGRIKIGLQSKVFLGNLQASRDWGFAGDYVEAMWMMLQQEKPDDYVVATEDSHTVEEFLEVAFMYVGLNWKEHVEIDKRYFRPTEVDNLKGDASKAKKVLGWKPKVGFEQLVKMMVDEDVELAKREKVLVDAGYIDAQQQP from the coding sequence ATGGCAGCTGAAAATGGCAGCACCGGCAACTCTCCTAGATCTAAAATTGCACTGATCACTGGCATCACAGGCCAAGATGGTTCCTATCTCACTGAATTACTCATTAGCAAAAACTATGAAGTCCATGGCCTTATTCGTAGATCCTCCAGTTTCAATACCCAACGCATCAATCACATTTATATCGATCCTCATAACACCTTCAGAGCCAAAATGAAGCTCCATTATGCTGATCTCTCCGACGCTAGTTCTCTCCGACGCTGGCTCGATATTATCCTCCCTGATGAAATTTACAACCTAGCTGCTCAATCTCATGTCGCCGTCTCTTTTGAGATCCCTGATTACACCGCCGACGTGGTGGCTACTGGCGCCCTCCGCCTCCTTGAGGCTCTTCGTTCTCACATCTCCGCTACCGGAAGGTCTCACGTCAAGTATTACCAAGCCGGATCATCGGAGATGTTCGGATCTACGCCGCCACCGCAATCGGAATCTACTCCGTTTCACCCGAGATCTCCTTACGCCGTTTCCAAATGCTCGGCGCATTGGTACACAGTGAATTACCGCGAAGCGTACGGGATATTCGCGTGCAATGGGATTCTCTTCAACCACGAGTCTCCTCGTCGGGGTGAGAATTTCGTGACGAGGAAGATAACCCGGGCTGTAGGGAGGATAAAAATCGGGTTACAGAGCAAGGTGTTTTTGGGGAATTTACAGGCGTCAAGGGACTGGGGCTTTGCTGGAGACTATGTAGAAGCAATGTGGATGATGCTGCAGCAAGAGAAACCAGACGACTACGTTGTGGCAACGGAGGATTCACATACTGTAGAGGAGTTTCTAGAAGTAGCATTTATGTACGTTGGATTGAACTGGAAGGAACATGTGGAGATTGACAAGAGATATTTCCGGCCAACGGAAGTTGATAATCTGAAAGGAGATGCAAGCAAAGCGAAAAAAGTGTTGGGTTGGAAACCAAAAGTGGGATTTGAGCAACTGGTGAAGATGATGGTGGATGAAGATGTAGAGTTGGCTAAAAGAGAGAAAGTTCTTGTTGATGCTGGATATATTGATGCCCAACAACAGCCTTGA
- the LOC125848811 gene encoding uncharacterized protein LOC125848811 yields the protein MGASESVLSGSQGPIDEITTVSERVEGVDPILERLKSLKIAAPILKSPPAESSLTDILVRKASSTSNKGCVDPKVLLELFSVYRQWQEEKAQKICKRQEELENKIEVADALAVKLLQRFNYSVSAMKTTSQHLSEVHGLQVELGVLKGRLTEVISNCDALCKRIDAEGPESLRSSIKPFTTASSDTESNSSSMHTLQGKADEKQ from the exons ATGGGTGCATCCGAATCAGTTCTCTCCGGCTCACAA GGGCCAATCGATGAGATCACCACAGTTTCTGAGCGTGTAGAAGGCGTTGATCCTATTTTGGAGAGGCTAAAATCTCTCAAAATT GCTGCTCCAATACTGAAATCGCCGCCAGCTGAGAGTAGCTTGACTGACATTCTGGTGAGGAAAGCATCCTCCACTTCAAATAAAG GCTGCGTAGATCCAAAAGTTCTACTTGAGCTCTTCTCTGTATATCGCCAGTGGCAAGAGGAGAAGGCACAGAAGATCTGTAAAAGACAG GAAGAACTAGAAAACAAAATAGAAGTTGCAGATGCATTGGCTGTTAAGCTTCTTCAACGCTTCAATTACTCTGTTTCCGCAATGAAAACAACCTCACAGCATCTATCAGAAG TACATGGTTTGCAGGTTGAACTTGGAGTGTTGAAAGGCAGGTTGACAGAGGTAATCAGTAATTGTGATGCATTGTGCAAGAGGATTGATGCAGAGGGACCAGAATCGCTGCGATCATCTATCAAACCATTTACAACAGCTTCCTCTGATACAGAAAGCAATAGCAGCAGCATGCATACTCTGCAAGGTAAAGCAGATGAAAAACAATAG
- the LOC125847440 gene encoding uncharacterized protein LOC125847440, with product MTLKKSRKVSWAPGPDFCQVKHYRKEDCPLKVGSGSQYCLKKSKERLSSKSLAIWKCPPKFHLNEKWLVVAGEESKEASKQEDRKRRVIEAVFPNQSAIPPNPYNLSDLEQSYDDNQTPVIRTIPIEEAEANVEVPTQTISRCLPNSPSSSVRTVTSQKLPDNGKSLPESLSTFPNARKPPSNSPLSKRSPSHVQSTPTYHLRCQNLKGSKQTQVSPKLPVSYNFVPWYQPTFKSIGTQTEIFPDQPANENHGTKYQTICENQNIPQLKSQVSGMAPAKHNPVTESPSTHDLTVTVATAVAALAKSQEQGSLIDTNLLVRLLLNPEEIPKLMNERGIATNTAMSRPEDLLLPLPRTKPDKVINKPINECQAPLAGSGPSFVPKPMANSAPLMMTKPETSMRSNLVAEQGPPPSVETANTRESKSLAHPTSDLNLENIKKLVNKYGAPDNEGGKPSVNSELVSKYGRTTLQPKLSVSPNVGHTSPSSSILTSHTPLHKDINYCKSLIKQHGEQCESVVDESLQNTNPHGTTWGAGLLKNQKPIPHSLTPCVFFNKPKGCRNGSSCRFLHDISGQKRSGGTSEGRDSKRMK from the exons ATGACTTTGAAGAAATCGAGGAAGGTTTCATGGGCTCCTGGACCTGATTTTTGTCAG GTAAAACATTATCGAAAAGAGGATTGCCCATTAAAAGTTGGTAGTGGATCTCA ATATTGCTTGAAGAAGTCAAAAGAGAGACTTTCTTCCAAATCTTTGGCTATATGGAAATGCCCTCCCAAG TTCCATTTGAACGAGAAATGGCTAGTGGTTGCTGgtgaagaaagtaaagaagccAGTAAGCAGGAGGATAGGAAAAGGAGGGTGATTGAGGCGGTTTTCCCTAATCAGTCTGCAATTCCTCCAAA TCCTTACAACTTGTCTGACCTGGAACAAAGTTATGATGATAACCAAACTCCAGTAATCCGAACCATTCCAATAGAAGAAGCAGAAGCAAATGTAGAAGTTCCAACCCAAACCATTAGCAGATGTCTACCTAACAGTCCATCATCATCTGTCAGGACAGTTACTTCTCAAAAGCTACCTGATAATGGAAAGTCGCTTCCAGAATCTTTGTCAACCTTCCCAAATGCCAGAAAACCTCCGAGCAACTCTCCTTTATCTAAAAGATCGCCTTCTCATGTGCAATCTACTCCAACGTATCATTTAAGATGTCAAAATCTGAAGGGATCTAAGCAAACCCAAGTTTCTCCTAAACTACCTGTTAGTTACAACTTTGTTCCCTGGTATCAGCCGACATTTAAAAGTATCGGCACTCAGACTGAAATATTTCCAGACCAACCAGCTAACGAAAACCATGGGACCAAGTATCAAACAATATGTGAAAACCAGAATATTCCCCAGCTCAAGTCTCAAGTTTCTGGAATGGCACCTGCTAAGCACAACCCTGTCACCGAATCTCCATCCACACATGATTTGACAGTTACTGTAGCCACAGCTGTAGCTGCTCTTGCAAAAAGTCAAGAGCAGGGTAGTCTGATCGATACCAACTTATTGGTTAGGCTTCTCCTCAACCCAGAAGAAATACCAAAGCTGATGAATGAACGTGGCATTGCTACCAATACTGCCATGTCTAGGCCAGAGGATCTACTGCTTCCTTTGCCTAGGACAAAACCCGATAAGGTAATTAACAAGCCCATTAATGAATGCCAAGCTCCCCTTGCAGGATCTGGACCAAGCTTTGTGCCAAAGCCAATGGCAAATTCTGCACCCTTGATGATGACTAAGCCTGAAACATCCATGAGAAGTAATTTGGTTGCTGAACAAGGGCCCCCTCCAAGTGTAGAAACTGCAAACACTAGAGAGAGTAAGTCACTAGCACACCCCACTTCAGACCTAAATCTGGAAAATATTAAGAAACTGGTTAACAAATATGGAGCACCTGACAATGAAGGAGGAAAGCCCTCGGTTAATTCTGAGTTAGTTTCCAAATATGGTCGTACCACCTTGCAGCCTAAGCTGTCGGTTTCACCAAATGTTGGACATACATCCCCTTCTTCCTCGATATTGACTAGTCATACCCCTCTTCACAAGGATATCAATTATTGCAAGTCCCTGATCAAGCAACATGGAGAACAATGTGAGTCTGTGGTTGATGAAAGCTTACAAAATACCAATCCTCATGGTACTACATGGGGGGCAGGTTTGTTAAAGAACCAAAAACCAATTCCGCACAGCTTGACACCTTGTGTTTTCTTTAATAAACCTAAGGGATGCCGTAATGGTTCCTCTTGTCGCTTCCTGCATGATATATCTGGTCAAAAGAGGTCTGGGGGGACGTCGGAAGGTCGGGATTCGAAGAGAATGAAGTAA